The following are encoded in a window of Episyrphus balteatus chromosome X, idEpiBalt1.1, whole genome shotgun sequence genomic DNA:
- the LOC129920545 gene encoding uncharacterized protein LOC129920545 — translation MLLTCAAVRAVHLEVVLDLTAESCLLALRRFIARRGAPRIIYSDNAKTFKKASTELSHKLKLKSNPDFQCFLTDQRITWKFIVERAPWWGGFWEGLVRVVKPSLKGAVLKATLSIDQFTTLLTEVETVVNSRPLTYCSDDFSDCAPFTPAHFLGVQGISGDSTPEQNFQPINQNTLRSEWAQRLQNISIFKRRWFREYLQQLRSLHHERQAASTYLAAGDVVLIEDPSLRRILWRLAIIRKTFPGRVGKVRACECEPTNIVLTWSSPTVRNYSEWF, via the exons ATGCTACTTACTTGTGCAGCAGTTAGAGCAGTGCACTTAGAGGTGGTTTTGGATCTGACAGCCGAAAGTTGTCTTTTGGCATTGAGGCGTTTTATTGCGCGAAGAGGTGCACCTCGGATTATATATTCCGATAATGCCAAGACTTTCAAAAAGGCATCTACAGAACTAAGTCATAAACTTAAATTGAAATCAAATCCCGATTTTCAATGCTTCTTAACTGATCAACGTATTACCTGGAAATTTATCGTCGAACGTGCACCTTGGTGGGGTGGATTCTGGGAGGGTCTAGTAAGAGTTGTGAAACCTTCATTGAAGGGTGCAGTGCTGAAAGCAACTTTATCTATCGACCAATTTACTACTCTTCTTACTGAAGTTGAAACTGTAGTCAATTCACGACCTCTTACGTACTGCAGTGATGATTTTTCGGATTGTGCTCCATTCACACCTGCCCATTTTCTTGGTGTTCAAGGAATATCTGGTGATTCTACACCCGAACAGAATTTTCAACCCATCAATCAAAATACGCTGAGATCAGAGTGGGCACAACGTTTAcagaatatttcaatatttaaacgTCGTTGGTTTAGAGAATATCTTCAACAGTTACGCTCTTTACATCATGAGAGACAAGCAGCATCGACCTACCTTGCAGCTGGAGATGTTGTTCTAATAGAAGATCCATCTTTGCGTAGGATACTCTGGCGATTAGCGATCATCCGAAAAACATTTCCAGGGCGAGTCGGAAAAGTTCGTGCATGTGAA tGTGAACCTACTAATATCGTTTTAACTTGGTCGTCCCCAACTGTCCGGAATTACTCCGAATGGTTCTAA
- the LOC129920546 gene encoding uncharacterized protein LOC129920546: MGLLDDNYPGALQRFKAFVRKLCVNKKLLEYDNALKWNVLSSGIAEQAPYPIEGERVFYMPRRPVYREDKETTKLRIVFDASAHDSNQYSLNQQLEVGNNLLPDIITILLNFRIGKIALTTDIRSVPHSVCNCRI, from the coding sequence ATGGGTTTACTTGATGACAACTATCCAGGGGCCCTACAACGTTTCAAGGCCTTCGTCAGAAAACTTTGCGTTAATAAAAAACTTCTGGAGTATGACAACGCGCTTAAGTGGAATGTGCTCTCAAGTGGAATAGCCGAACAAGCACCGTACCCAATCGAAGGCGAACGTGTGTTTTACATGCCTCGCCGTCCAGTCTACAGGGAAGACAAAGAAACAACGAAATTGCGTATCGTTTTTGATGCGTCAGCTCATGACTCTAATCAATATTCGCTTAACCAACAACTTGAAGTGGGCAATAATCTGTTACCTGATATTATAACGATTCTactaaatttcagaattggtaaGATTGCATTAACAACAGATATAAGGTCCGTTCCACACTCAGTTTGCAACTGCCGAATTTAg